A region of Streptomyces cinnamoneus DNA encodes the following proteins:
- a CDS encoding MFS transporter: MTTAMGAALRRIQLGNALSAFGSGFTVPFLFIYVAQVRDLGASTAGIVLATFAVAALVVLPFVGRIIDRRGPLPVAVAGTVCAAVGSLGLGLAGSEPLVVCAAAALGAGIAVIQPSLATMIVWCSTTTTRSRAFAMQFFLNNLGLGVGGLLGGQLVDTSDPSSFVRLFAIESAMFLVLGATVATVRLPRAPKVEDAVPTDPEASQGWRTLLGDRAMVQLCVLGFVMFFACYGQFESGLAAFAVEVTKISPAMLGIALAANTAAIVLAQFLVLKLVERRRRSRVIALVGLIWTAAWIMAGVSGLVPGAHGVATAMLISTYALFGIGESMLSPTMAPLVADLAPARLVGQYNSAFALVKQLALAVGPAAGGLMAGAGMYTAYIALLVGCSLAISVLALRLGRRLTPAQENPLVVRELQARKAELSVRAGGARVGAQAGPAPDATEPVVTAERTPVGV; the protein is encoded by the coding sequence GCGCAGCTCTGCGCCGGATCCAGTTGGGCAACGCGTTGAGCGCGTTCGGCAGCGGCTTCACGGTTCCGTTCCTGTTCATCTATGTGGCACAGGTGCGGGACCTCGGCGCGAGCACGGCGGGGATCGTGCTGGCGACGTTCGCCGTGGCCGCGCTCGTCGTGCTGCCCTTCGTCGGACGGATCATCGACCGGCGGGGTCCCCTGCCTGTCGCCGTCGCGGGTACGGTCTGCGCCGCCGTCGGCTCCCTGGGGCTCGGTCTGGCGGGCAGCGAGCCGCTGGTCGTTTGCGCGGCCGCGGCGCTGGGTGCCGGTATAGCGGTGATCCAGCCGTCGCTGGCCACCATGATCGTGTGGTGTTCGACCACGACGACCCGGTCGCGTGCGTTCGCGATGCAGTTCTTTCTGAACAACCTGGGGCTGGGTGTCGGTGGCCTGCTGGGCGGCCAGCTGGTGGACACCTCCGACCCGTCGAGCTTCGTGCGTCTCTTCGCGATCGAGTCGGCGATGTTCCTGGTGCTGGGTGCGACGGTCGCGACCGTGCGGCTGCCGCGTGCGCCCAAGGTCGAGGACGCCGTGCCGACCGACCCCGAGGCCTCCCAGGGCTGGCGGACGCTGCTCGGCGACCGGGCCATGGTGCAGCTGTGTGTGCTGGGCTTCGTGATGTTCTTCGCCTGCTACGGACAGTTCGAGTCGGGCCTGGCGGCTTTCGCCGTCGAGGTCACGAAGATCTCGCCTGCCATGCTCGGTATCGCTCTCGCCGCGAACACGGCCGCGATCGTTCTCGCGCAGTTCCTCGTTCTCAAGCTCGTCGAGCGGCGTCGGCGGTCGCGGGTCATCGCGCTGGTCGGTCTCATATGGACGGCCGCCTGGATCATGGCCGGCGTGTCCGGTCTGGTGCCGGGAGCGCACGGCGTGGCGACCGCGATGCTGATCTCGACGTACGCGCTGTTCGGCATCGGTGAGTCGATGCTGTCGCCGACCATGGCTCCGCTGGTGGCGGACCTGGCGCCGGCGCGGCTGGTGGGTCAGTACAACTCCGCGTTCGCCCTCGTGAAGCAGCTGGCGCTGGCCGTCGGTCCGGCGGCGGGCGGTCTGATGGCCGGTGCGGGGATGTACACCGCGTACATCGCCCTGCTGGTCGGCTGCTCGCTCGCCATCTCCGTCCTCGCCCTGCGCCTGGGCCGCCGGCTCACTCCGGCGCAGGAGAACCCGCTCGTCGTGCGGGAGCTGCAGGCACGGAAGGCCGAGCTGAGCGTGCGTGCCGGTGGCGCGCGGGTCGGCGCGCAGGCCGGGCCGGCGCCGGACGCCACCGAGCCGGTCGTGACCGCGGAGCGGACGCCTGTGGGCGTCTGA
- a CDS encoding ATP-binding SpoIIE family protein phosphatase, whose translation MNFTRWSARLPGTQRRAAARADRTSATSSQVPATTGAQGTGSVPAARAESAPAAGPDADPVPSLDALSVHAILGQVPALVAVLYGPDHRVAYVNDAYAALFGPRTPGIPARTALPELDELGLLPLMDQVLRSGRPRTVKSRRVPLTAPAGAPAPARTDPDARPRHGYYTFTCSPLEVGGSTAAQRGVLVFAADVTDQVEAAERLRASERRQREAAVTLQRSLLPQELEQPDDLRVAATYQPGGKDTAVGGDWYDVITLGAGRTALVIGDVMGRGVRAAAVMGQLRTAVRAYARLDLPPHEVLQLLDGLAAEIDATQIATCVYAIHDPNEGRLVYASAGHLPILVRDPDGTVRRAAEPTGPPLGTGGWLHTSGSMPFGPGASAVLYTDGLVERRDEDIDEGVAALERAFAGATGSPQVMCDRLIRALGVTQEHDDDVAVLVLQHPARTGHDAELFHNAALELLGGIEAAPRARAFASGVLASWRFPTDLRDLGVLAASELVANSLQHGTPPMRLRLRRTDRRLIIEVTDGDDHLPRRRRAEPADEAGRGISIIATIASSWGSRRTPGGGKAVWCEFALPAGHP comes from the coding sequence GTGAACTTCACCCGCTGGAGCGCCCGGCTCCCCGGAACGCAGCGCCGCGCGGCGGCGCGCGCCGACCGCACCTCCGCGACCTCCTCGCAGGTCCCCGCCACGACCGGCGCCCAGGGCACCGGATCCGTGCCCGCCGCGCGCGCCGAGAGCGCCCCCGCCGCCGGCCCTGACGCGGACCCCGTCCCCAGTCTCGACGCGCTGTCCGTCCACGCCATCCTCGGCCAGGTGCCGGCCCTCGTCGCCGTCCTCTACGGCCCGGACCATCGCGTCGCCTACGTCAACGACGCCTACGCCGCCCTCTTCGGCCCCCGCACCCCCGGCATCCCCGCCCGCACGGCCCTCCCCGAGCTCGACGAACTGGGCCTGCTGCCCCTGATGGACCAGGTGCTGCGCAGCGGCAGACCCCGCACGGTCAAGTCCCGCCGCGTCCCCCTGACCGCACCGGCCGGTGCCCCCGCCCCGGCCAGGACGGACCCCGACGCCCGCCCCCGCCACGGCTACTACACCTTCACCTGCTCACCGCTCGAAGTGGGCGGGAGCACGGCCGCCCAGCGCGGCGTCCTCGTCTTCGCGGCCGACGTCACGGACCAGGTCGAGGCGGCGGAGCGGCTGCGCGCCAGCGAGCGCCGCCAGCGCGAGGCGGCCGTCACTCTCCAGCGCAGCCTCCTGCCCCAGGAACTCGAACAACCCGACGACCTGCGCGTCGCCGCCACCTACCAGCCCGGCGGCAAGGACACCGCCGTCGGCGGCGACTGGTACGACGTCATCACCCTCGGCGCCGGGCGCACCGCCCTCGTCATCGGCGACGTCATGGGCCGCGGCGTCCGGGCGGCGGCCGTCATGGGCCAGCTCCGCACGGCCGTACGGGCCTACGCACGCCTCGACCTCCCGCCCCACGAGGTCCTCCAGCTCCTCGACGGCCTCGCCGCCGAGATCGACGCCACCCAGATCGCCACCTGCGTCTACGCCATCCACGACCCCAACGAGGGCCGCCTCGTCTACGCCTCCGCCGGCCACCTGCCGATCCTCGTCCGCGACCCGGACGGCACCGTGCGCCGCGCCGCCGAGCCCACCGGCCCCCCGCTGGGCACCGGTGGCTGGCTCCACACCTCCGGCAGCATGCCCTTCGGCCCCGGCGCGAGCGCCGTCCTCTATACGGACGGCCTGGTCGAGCGGCGCGACGAGGACATCGACGAGGGCGTCGCCGCCCTCGAGCGCGCCTTCGCCGGCGCCACCGGATCACCCCAGGTGATGTGCGACCGGCTGATCCGCGCGCTCGGAGTCACCCAGGAACACGACGACGACGTGGCCGTCCTCGTCCTCCAGCACCCCGCCCGCACGGGCCACGACGCCGAGCTCTTCCACAACGCCGCACTGGAACTCCTCGGCGGCATCGAGGCCGCGCCCCGCGCCCGCGCCTTCGCGTCGGGCGTGCTGGCCAGCTGGCGCTTCCCCACGGACCTCCGCGACCTGGGCGTGCTGGCCGCGAGCGAACTGGTGGCCAACTCCCTCCAGCACGGCACACCCCCCATGAGGCTCCGCCTCCGCCGCACCGACCGGCGCCTGATCATCGAGGTCACCGACGGCGACGACCATCTCCCGCGCCGCCGCCGCGCCGAACCGGCCGACGAGGCCGGACGCGGCATCTCGATCATCGCCACCATCGCCTCGTCCTGGGGCTCACGCCGCACACCCGGCGGCGGCAAGGCGGTGTGGTGCGAGTTCGCCCTGCCCGCGGGACACCCGTGA
- a CDS encoding NAD(P)/FAD-dependent oxidoreductase encodes MLIVGGGYVGLFTALRLQRKLRRGEAEIVVIDPEPYMTYQPFLPEAAAGSISPRHVVVPLRRVLDKCEVVIGEATAIDHAKRTATVKTLATEEEGTGAITVPYDELILAPGSVSRTLPIPGLADYGIGFKTVEEAIGLRNHVLEQLDIASSTRDPEVRDAALTFVFVGGGYAGVEALGELEDMARYAARYYHNVSPDDLRFVLVEATDRILPEVGRDMGRYAVRELRGRNIDVRLGTRLDSCENRVAVLSDGSRLPTRTLVWTAGVKPHPVLAATDLPLDGRGRLVCTTALKVDGVDHAWAAGDAAAVPDLTATEPGRECAPNAQHAVRQTKVLAQNVLSSLRGKDLKDYRHKYVGSVASLGLHKGVAQVYGTKLKGYPAWFMHRAYHLSRLPTFNRKARVLAEWILAGLFKREIVSLGSLENPRAEFELAAGTGRHPEAS; translated from the coding sequence ATCCTCATCGTCGGCGGCGGATACGTCGGTTTGTTCACTGCTCTCCGTCTCCAGCGGAAGCTCAGGCGCGGCGAGGCCGAGATCGTGGTCATCGACCCCGAGCCCTACATGACGTACCAGCCGTTCCTTCCCGAGGCCGCGGCCGGCTCCATCTCACCCCGCCACGTCGTCGTCCCCCTGCGCCGCGTCCTGGACAAGTGCGAGGTCGTCATCGGCGAGGCCACCGCCATCGACCACGCCAAGCGCACCGCCACCGTCAAGACCCTCGCCACCGAGGAGGAGGGCACCGGCGCGATCACCGTCCCCTACGACGAACTGATCCTCGCCCCCGGCTCCGTCTCCCGCACCCTCCCCATCCCCGGCCTCGCCGACTACGGCATCGGCTTCAAGACGGTCGAGGAGGCCATCGGCCTGCGCAACCACGTCCTGGAACAGCTGGACATCGCCTCCTCCACCCGCGACCCGGAGGTCCGCGACGCCGCCCTGACCTTCGTCTTCGTCGGCGGCGGCTACGCCGGAGTGGAGGCCCTTGGCGAGCTGGAGGACATGGCCCGTTACGCCGCCCGGTACTACCACAACGTCAGCCCCGACGATCTGAGGTTCGTCCTGGTGGAGGCCACCGACCGGATCCTCCCCGAAGTCGGCCGGGACATGGGCCGGTACGCCGTCCGGGAGCTGCGCGGCCGCAACATCGACGTACGCCTCGGCACCCGGCTCGACTCCTGCGAGAACCGCGTCGCCGTGCTCAGCGACGGCTCCCGCCTCCCCACGCGCACCCTCGTGTGGACCGCCGGCGTCAAACCGCACCCCGTCCTGGCCGCCACCGACCTGCCGCTCGACGGACGCGGCAGGCTCGTGTGCACCACGGCCCTGAAGGTCGACGGCGTCGACCACGCGTGGGCGGCGGGCGACGCGGCCGCCGTGCCCGACCTCACCGCCACCGAACCGGGCAGGGAATGCGCACCCAACGCCCAGCACGCCGTCCGCCAGACCAAGGTCCTCGCCCAGAACGTGCTCTCCTCCCTCCGGGGCAAGGACCTCAAGGACTACCGGCACAAGTACGTCGGGTCCGTCGCCTCGCTCGGCCTCCACAAGGGCGTCGCCCAGGTCTACGGCACCAAGCTCAAGGGGTACCCCGCCTGGTTCATGCACCGCGCCTACCACCTCAGCAGGCTGCCCACCTTCAACCGCAAGGCCCGGGTCCTCGCCGAATGGATCCTCGCCGGCCTGTTCAAACGTGAGATCGTCTCGCTCGGCTCGCTGGAAAACCCCCGGGCCGAATTCGAACTCGCAGCGGGCACAGGGCGGCACCCCGAGGCGAGTTGA
- a CDS encoding TetR/AcrR family transcriptional regulator: MHIQGSHWSAAVATTDGTGGRHTPLRVDAQRNLEHVLRAAREVFGELGYGAPMEDVARRARVGVGTVYRRFPSKDVLVRRIAEEETARLTEQARTALGQEDEPWSALSRFLRTSVASGAGRLLPPQVLRVGVDVEPEDGRDRLQARVPQQRQPVAAGQLHELRLVEQRPAAVEERDDAGAAALLDVVGRLVERARAAGELRADVTVADVLLVIATAAPSLPDAAQQAAASSRLLDILLEGLRSRPVE; this comes from the coding sequence ATGCACATTCAGGGCTCTCATTGGTCTGCTGCTGTCGCGACGACTGACGGCACGGGTGGCCGTCATACGCCGTTGCGCGTGGATGCACAGCGCAATCTGGAACATGTGCTGCGGGCGGCTCGCGAGGTCTTCGGCGAGCTGGGGTACGGGGCGCCGATGGAGGACGTGGCGCGCCGGGCCCGGGTCGGAGTGGGGACGGTCTACCGGCGGTTCCCGAGCAAGGACGTGCTGGTCCGGCGCATAGCCGAGGAGGAGACCGCGCGGCTGACCGAGCAGGCGCGGACGGCTCTGGGCCAGGAGGACGAGCCGTGGTCGGCGCTGTCGCGCTTCCTGCGCACCTCAGTGGCCTCGGGCGCCGGCAGGCTGCTGCCTCCGCAGGTGCTGCGGGTCGGCGTCGACGTGGAGCCCGAGGACGGCCGTGACCGGCTCCAGGCGCGGGTGCCGCAGCAGCGGCAGCCGGTCGCCGCGGGGCAGCTGCATGAGCTGCGGCTCGTCGAGCAGCGGCCGGCGGCGGTCGAGGAGCGCGACGACGCGGGTGCGGCGGCGCTGCTGGACGTGGTGGGCCGGCTGGTCGAGCGGGCCCGGGCGGCGGGCGAGCTGCGCGCCGACGTGACGGTCGCGGACGTGCTGCTGGTGATAGCGACGGCGGCGCCGTCGCTGCCGGACGCGGCGCAGCAGGCGGCGGCCTCGTCGCGGCTGCTGGACATTCTGCTGGAAGGCCTCCGTTCGCGGCCCGTGGAGTAG